The nucleotide window ATAGGCTGATGGAGTGCCAAGTAAGAAATAGCCCTCAATTGCTTTCCTTGCTTCTCCATCCACATACCTACGAAGGTAGTAGAGCTTCTCATTTTCATTAATGTTCTTCTTCTCAATAAGCGCTTGGAATGACAGTTTCCAGTCACTGTACATCAACGGATCCCCTTTGAATACTACAGGCTCAGGGATTGGGATTCGGTTGGTACTCACTGCATCTGCTAGCACCTTGACGAGCTCTGCTGTACTTTCAGGTGAGGAGGACATCAGGGCCTTTGATGCAGAGAACACATATGGGGACGGAGGACTTGTAGAAGCAGGCACTTGTTTGACTGTTCTCAACTCACCACCCAGTATGTCTTTCTCTTCTTGTGCAACCTCCACCTGATCGTATACTTCGATTCTCGCTTGTGCTGCACTTAGACTTTTCATTGTCTCCAACTGCTGTACCTTTCTTTTCCTTTCATCAAGGGTTCTTTGGAGAGCTGCATGTTCTGCCCTAATTTGAGCTTTGATTTTAGCTTCCTCTTCTTCTATTTGGATTCTTCGTTTCAACTCTTCAGCTTCTCTTTCCAAACGACGCTTTACAGCTGCCGCCTCTTGTTCAGCTAATTTGTTCATTGACTCCTCTTGCAGGCGCTGTATTTCTTGTTGTTCTCTTTCTTGTTCTTGAGACACTTTGAGAACAGCATGGCTTgcagcagcctcagcagcaGCTTCTTGTCGTCTTTCAGCTGACCCACTTGTATGTAGTGAGGACCTCTTAGAGCCAGAGATGAGAGAACAGACACTAGAGTTGAACAGAGAACCTACTTCAGGCCATCCATCATCTTCTTCAAATGTATGTCTATCTAGTTGTTTTGCGGCTCTGTGAGAGATGAAATTGGATACTTGGATGCATAGATCAACTCTCCGGCGAGTTTCCTGATCTGGTAATTCGATTTGCCGTAGTTCATCATATATGCGCTGGACATCTGCAGCATAACTATGGTCTTCAGAAATGATGTGATGGAGTTCATCATCCGTCAATGGCTCTGTGACTTGTACTAGTTTCTTTCTGGCAAATTTCACACTGTATTTCCATTTGTCATATGCAAAATTGAATCTTCGTTTAAGACCTTTAATTTTCTCTTCTTGCATTCCTCTTCCTTTCTCTGTCAGAGTTCTGCACCTTTCACTTCTTCTTATTTTCTTTTCAGAAGTGTTACTGACTTGACTCTTTTCAGGCTGCTCTTGAAAGTCTTCATCACTAGGAATATCCCTTAACTGCCTGGTAACCTGTTGTAATTCAACTTCACTATCACTGACTTCTGTATCAGTAAGCTTTCCTTTAGTTGACATCTTGTAGCAAACCTACACTTGTatgcaaataaaaactaagaaaattaATATAAGGAATCTGTAAGCCAAAAACTATTACTGCTTGCTGTGTGACTACTTGTGAAATAAAATGGTTATTTCCTTTTAAATGAtctgaacttatttaaatgtatcaAAGAATTATTATTAACTTAAGTTAAATTTGTACTATAAACCTTAAAGCACACTTATTTTCAATACAATGCATAAACAGAAATTCAGTCGGCTTACTATCTTGAAattcacacaaatatatatgcCCCAGtcactaaatactgcaaaataatgaaaacttgACAAATGTCGACCCCTATTGactatttgtaattattacagTATCAATCCACAATTCACTCACACAGTAAATAtagcacaattacaaaatcgccCTTCCCTTAGACTGGTATCTTATCAACAGTCAAAGCTTTTCTTGTGGCTTCTTTATGTAAATGTTGCTACTATGCAATCTTCTTGCCTTGTATGTGTGTGAAATGCGAACTGCGCTTAGCTTTTCCCGTGCGCCATTGAAGCAATGACGTCACCGTTGTTGTCCGACGAGCTGTTCGACGTGCAGCGAAACAGTCCGCGGCGCCATCTTGTGCCTTCTTGCGGTGGTGAAAATGTCGAGCTTTCTCTCTTGAACGTCACGTTGTCACTCCTTAGCCGCGGCGTTTCAACGTAGCAGCGAGGTTCACTCCTTAGCAGCGAGTTTTCACTGCAGCTTCGAGTTTTCACTGTAACTCCCTCTCGAGGCAAGACAAACTCAAGTAGCTTTCTTTTACTGGTTTAATGAAGCGTCTCTCCATCTGACCGTGAAAACTGTAcagaaataataatacagtacaatGAACAAAACGTATGGCTACACAATAGCTAATAAATTCACACAGTGAAGGGAAAACAAAATACCTCGTTGGCTGCTGCCACAAAAGAGGGAATTAAAAGGTCTTGAAATCTTGAAGTCCGTGTGTCCTTAACATAAATTGAACTGTACTGACCATGCGGTCACGCCAGCTGCATCGTTCCTTTTCCTCTTGAATGACCCGGAAGTACAACCCCGGAAACGAAAATGCGCGCTCCAAAATAACGCGAGACCTTGTATGCAtccaaaaataaagcaaatttaCATCTTCAATTATTGATgctcaaaacaaacatacatttacgtaaatgaacttaacattttaaacaccagaataaataataatgaaatcaaaCTGTGGATACACTTACAACTGGGCTAcatatcaatatctcaatttttattttttttgcacatgcggacccttttgccagagccggTCACCCCCctaaatgaaaatttattatttattgatctgaaacttcagtcttataactgtaagccactgtatttaacaaacaggttgtaacatttttcatgtttgaacagcgttgaaataaaatattaaggcttcatgttccattaatataacattcttccatgcttaaggtgtgaaagttagacgttttgttgaatatttttccatcaaaaatggatgttacaaAATCGATTccgctgcctattgaatcgattcgagaattgcgtgctgtagtatcgcgatatattgccgaatcgatttttttaacacccctaatatatatatatatatatatatatatatatatatatatatatatatatatatatatccatccatccattttcttgaccgcttattcctcacaagggtcgcggggggtgctggcgcctatctcagctggctctgggcagtaggcgggggacaccctggactggttgccaaccaatcgcagatatatatatatatatatatatatatatatatatatacatatatatatatatatatatatatatatatatatatatatatatatatatatatatatatatatatatatatatatatatatatatatatatatatatatagtccagggtgtaccccgcctactgtccaaagccagctgggataggctctagCACCCCCCGAATTATCAATGTTCTTGTATTCGTTTTGTTGGAATTCAATCTACTTCCTTAAAGCACCAACCATCCTAATTGTTGCCAAATATGTCACGAGTATTGATAAATGTGCAGCCTTAATcggattaattaaataaattaataattgtgGTCATTTAAATCTGAACTCAttcaaaaatgcttttgtgATCTTATCTTACAGTCTGACTCCTATCACCATAGAATGTTGTTCAGTGCTAATTGACAGACCTATACCATTAAAGGAATCTGATACCTGTTGACTCCAGCAAGACCAGCATGCTCTTCATCAAAAACCAGCAGAGTACCAGCAAATGCTGGTCTATGCTAGTGTAACCATGCAACTACCAGCATGGACCAGCACCAGCAAGACCAGCATGCTATTCACCAGCAATCAGTGTAAATCAGCGTGTGCTGGTCTATGTTGGTGTCACCAGCTACCAgcatgaaaagaaaacacaacaaatgCTGGTTTAGGACCCATGCTGGTctatgatgtttttattttttttagcagggACATGAAGGGAGCATAGAAAGTGTTAATTTAATGCTGTCACTATGTAAGTGGGTGTGTGTTTTCTGTTCTATTAGGAACTTAGAAATACATGTACAGAACACAACAGACACATTCCCCATATGCAGCAGCTTGTCACTCAAAAGCAAAAAGCTTTTTCTTGTTAATGGGTTCTGAAGAGTTCCCACTGCTTCTGTGTTCACCGAGCCCAGTAGGAGGATGAGTATGGCAAGCCTGCAAACTGGCCACAATGAGCTCTCATTTAGAACCTCACATCCTGCAAACCACTCGTTACTCCACCTCCTGCCGGATAACGCCAGCCGTTCCCTACCTGGAAATGTTGGCATGAAATCACAACAGTTCTCATAAAACAGCTGAAAACAAGTTGCTTCATTGAGCTCTTTGTGCAACCCCATGTGCTTTTTGTTACAGGGAAAGGATAATAAAATCGTCCCCAAGTATCATGATCTATGAGAGGAGCTCATACTCCTTGCGTGTGCCCCACTGCCTGACTGCGACTGTAGCTTGAGAGAGACAGAAAAGAGATTTACTTTAATTGTGCAGCTTTTCTGAAAGATCGTGTCAACATTGACCTCAAactgcttaaaaaataaaataaaataaaaaagtacaccaGGTGGACGCATGTGTGATTGAGACGCCGGACGAGCCCTTGACTCAAGGACTGGGAGCGGCGCAGGCTGCTAGATCGTATCAGGGTCGCCTACAGGATTGACTGGAAATTATCCGGTTGATGTCAAACATcggaaataaaatattcaagatgtcatttaaataacaaaatggatggactgaaattgtaaaaactgaATTGTTCAGATCTTCTGGATCTGAATGATGAGCATGTGTGATTGTTGTGATTGGGCAGCTTTGTATGCGCAACTTCAGCGGTAAGCTTTTCTTTGTGTCTATTGTCTGATTGCCTTGTCCCtgttaaataaactaataaaatgatATGAAATGAAAACTATGGGATTGATAAGAGGAAAGAGATCAGGTTATGTGCCCGTTACCTGGATGGAGCCGTTCTCAGCAAAAAGTTTGTCTTTCATCTGGTCACTCCAAAGTCTTCTCTCTGCAAGATCCTCCACCAGGTGAGGATTAACACTCTGCCCAAAAGACATGGAAAAGgagccaaaaaaatgaataggtGAAGAAAATTGCAAATAAGTAAATTCATAAATACTGAACCATGAATATTGCTGATCTGAAACTCCTCCGAGAGCACCCTGTGGGTGTAAATGTTGCTGTCGTAAGGTTCGATGGACTGATTGTTCCCGAGGATCTGGGCAGTGGCAGTTGCGGGCATGCACGCCAAAAGCAGACTGTTCTTAACGCCGCTCCTGAAAGGCACATGGGAAAGGAAGAGCAGCGGAGTCAGTCCAGAGACTGCGATGAGTCACAAAAAGGTACGTATTCCAATCAGGAATATATACCTGGATATTTTCTCCTTCAAGGCTTCCCAGTCAAACAAAGGAGTCAGCTTTTGCTTCCACATGTCATACTGAAGAATCTGCAAAACCAGAAACAAAAAGATTTAAGTTTGGATATCATTCATGTCATAACTGGGCCTGGACGATTAATTGGATGAtattattatggatgtttttttaCAGCAC belongs to Festucalex cinctus isolate MCC-2025b chromosome 5, RoL_Fcin_1.0, whole genome shotgun sequence and includes:
- the LOC144019732 gene encoding ribonucleoside-diphosphate reductase large subunit-like isoform X2 — protein: MWPRRWCQMMNNPAPAAFPPRLGGPRYLEKILQYDMWKQKLTPLFDWEALKEKISRSGVKNSLLLACMPATATAQILGNNQSIEPYDSNIYTHRVLSEEFQISNIHEC